In the Shewanella sp. OMA3-2 genome, one interval contains:
- a CDS encoding HD-GYP domain-containing protein — protein sequence MKKNVKIAVSGLKVGVYVNLPISWKDHPFLFSKFKITSQTQIELIKSLGVKDVFYDPERSDIQPVTTEMPIEPETLDKASLDTIKQGMLDYKSERIDKQQKLKRNIKKTEEQFQRSVSMMHTMVAKIASRPLNAVSDAKDLISNLTKLLLDEDNLALHLMKNANPKDVIHHHSLNVSMVCMLMAKELGWSKEEIELLGIGCLFHDIGKLKVPSNILNKVVPLSTPEDNLVKQHPLMSINFLKLADTFPEEAKPMIANHHEYLDGSGSPQGLKAGQLDKFSQLIAVVNTYDNLCNGGHFIKAKTPSVALGLLYRNYKSKLNTEYVQKLIKMLGVYPPGSIVELSNGHFGLVMSVNLNNILYPSIVAYDPIVPLVQSPIIELEKEGMSIIRSLPAAALPDKIYKYLNPRESISYGFGKG from the coding sequence ATGAAAAAAAACGTCAAAATTGCTGTATCAGGACTAAAAGTTGGTGTTTACGTTAACTTGCCTATCTCATGGAAAGATCATCCATTTTTATTCAGTAAATTCAAAATTACCTCACAAACTCAAATTGAGTTAATTAAGTCATTAGGGGTAAAAGATGTTTTTTACGACCCAGAGCGAAGCGATATTCAGCCTGTTACCACAGAGATGCCAATAGAGCCAGAAACGCTTGATAAAGCATCACTTGATACCATAAAACAAGGTATGCTTGATTACAAATCTGAACGTATCGATAAGCAACAAAAGCTAAAACGCAATATCAAAAAAACTGAGGAACAATTTCAACGCTCAGTATCAATGATGCACACCATGGTGGCGAAAATAGCCAGCCGGCCACTCAATGCTGTCAGTGATGCCAAAGATCTGATCAGTAATCTAACCAAGCTATTACTTGACGAAGATAATCTTGCTTTACACTTGATGAAAAATGCCAACCCTAAGGATGTTATCCATCACCACTCATTAAATGTGTCCATGGTGTGTATGTTAATGGCGAAAGAGCTTGGCTGGAGCAAAGAAGAGATAGAGTTATTGGGTATTGGCTGCTTATTTCATGATATTGGTAAATTAAAAGTCCCCTCTAATATCTTGAATAAAGTGGTGCCATTATCAACACCAGAAGACAACTTAGTAAAACAGCACCCTTTAATGAGTATTAACTTTTTAAAGCTAGCTGACACCTTTCCAGAAGAAGCCAAACCTATGATAGCCAATCATCATGAGTATCTAGATGGCAGTGGCAGCCCGCAAGGATTAAAAGCGGGTCAGCTAGATAAATTCTCTCAACTTATCGCTGTAGTCAACACATACGATAATTTATGCAATGGCGGCCATTTTATCAAAGCCAAAACCCCCAGTGTTGCCTTAGGCTTATTATACAGAAATTATAAAAGTAAATTAAACACTGAATACGTGCAAAAATTAATTAAAATGCTTGGGGTTTATCCACCTGGTAGCATTGTAGAATTGTCTAATGGTCATTTTGGGTTAGTGATGTCGGTGAATTTAAATAATATTTTATATCCGTCAATCGTTGCATACGATCCTATTGTTCCTTTAGTACAATCTCCAATAATTGAGTTAGAAAAAGAAGGCATGAGTATTATAAGAAGTCTTCCTGCAGCGGCTTTACCCGATAAAATTTATAAGTATTTAAATCCAAGAGAATCCATTAGCTATGGGTTTGGTAAAGGTTAA
- the corA gene encoding magnesium/cobalt transporter CorA, producing the protein MITAYAYKNHQLTMTELSVEDSLPDNILWLDLYKPNEEQRHWLRHFSAEEVSDEEDINEIEASARFFQNQDGLHINSLFPQRVGSDVRAVNVSFNLRQNFLLTIREEDIGLIRLLRNYMRLGRLDTDTPEGLLLELFTLKVDYLSDLIEDVYSVLDNLSEQVFNDEELDAVFKQITLQEDSNGKIRLSLLDTQRSLRYLQRYYRQHLADDNLKDIREMLSDIESLMPHSQFIFDKLKFLLDAAMGFSGLQQNKIIKIFSVSAVVFLPPTLIASSYGMNFAFMPELDWRLGYPMAVGLMFASAAGTYFFFKQKGWL; encoded by the coding sequence ATGATCACCGCTTACGCCTACAAAAATCATCAGCTTACGATGACTGAACTTTCTGTTGAAGACTCTTTACCTGATAATATTCTCTGGCTGGATTTATATAAACCTAATGAGGAGCAACGTCATTGGCTGCGTCACTTTTCTGCAGAGGAAGTGTCTGACGAGGAAGATATCAACGAAATTGAAGCGTCAGCTCGATTTTTCCAAAACCAAGATGGTTTGCACATTAACTCGTTATTTCCACAACGTGTTGGCTCAGATGTGAGAGCCGTAAACGTTTCGTTTAATTTACGTCAAAATTTTCTATTAACCATACGTGAAGAAGATATCGGCTTAATTCGTTTGCTTCGAAATTATATGCGTTTAGGTCGGCTAGATACTGATACCCCAGAAGGTTTGTTATTAGAGTTATTCACCCTTAAAGTAGATTATCTATCCGATTTGATTGAAGATGTGTATAGCGTGCTGGATAATTTGAGTGAGCAGGTTTTTAATGACGAAGAATTAGATGCCGTATTTAAACAGATTACTTTACAAGAAGATTCTAATGGTAAAATTCGCTTAAGTTTACTTGATACCCAGCGTTCACTGCGTTATTTACAGCGTTATTATCGACAACATTTGGCCGATGATAACTTGAAAGATATTCGAGAAATGTTATCTGATATTGAATCTTTGATGCCACATAGCCAATTTATTTTTGATAAATTAAAATTTTTGCTTGATGCCGCAATGGGTTTTAGTGGTTTGCAACAAAATAAGATTATTAAAATTTTCTCGGTATCGGCAGTGGTATTTTTACCCCCCACCTTGATTGCCAGTAGTTATGGGATGAACTTTGCTTTTATGCCTGAATTAGATTGGCGCTTAGGTTATCCAATGGCGGTTGGGTTAATGTTTGCCAGTGCCGCGGGCACTTACTTCTTTTTTAAACAAAAAGGCTGGCTGTAG
- the yejK gene encoding nucleoid-associated protein YejK — MTINIEQAIIHEISLDSQGQMACRLRPQPLLNSKAVEAMLEELHQTYSSKAGKGFGYFGVPNEDGDANDAFANALQSYREGQSGFVDFTVTASKLLQQELTKYDFSQGGFLLMSCYSAMASDYLFVALLSAKSSMTVLDDMELSQNNHLDLNNIQLAARIDLTELQADKASKKYISFIRGRAGRKVADFFLDFMGCVEGVNTKAQNKTLINAVEDFVAGSELTKDERQQCRDKVFEYCAERADVGADIEVKDLGDELADQGMESFYDFACGGNYELDDEFPADKASLRSLKKFSGTGGGVTLSFDGGHLGERVIYDPISDTILIKGVPANLKDQLDRRLKGE; from the coding sequence ATGACGATTAATATTGAACAAGCCATTATTCACGAAATATCACTCGACAGTCAGGGGCAAATGGCCTGCCGTTTACGTCCGCAACCTTTATTAAATAGTAAAGCGGTTGAGGCTATGCTTGAAGAGTTGCACCAGACTTACTCAAGTAAAGCGGGCAAAGGCTTTGGCTATTTTGGTGTGCCAAATGAAGACGGTGATGCTAATGATGCCTTTGCTAACGCGCTTCAATCTTACCGTGAAGGTCAGTCGGGCTTTGTTGATTTTACAGTGACCGCCAGTAAGTTACTGCAGCAAGAATTAACTAAGTATGACTTCTCCCAAGGCGGTTTTTTATTGATGTCATGTTATTCAGCCATGGCGAGTGATTATCTTTTTGTTGCGCTGCTGAGTGCTAAATCATCCATGACAGTGCTAGATGATATGGAATTGTCACAGAATAATCATTTAGATTTAAATAATATTCAATTAGCTGCGCGAATTGACCTAACCGAATTGCAGGCCGATAAAGCGTCAAAAAAATATATCTCATTTATTCGGGGCAGAGCGGGCCGAAAAGTAGCTGATTTCTTTTTAGATTTTATGGGTTGTGTTGAGGGCGTAAATACTAAAGCACAGAACAAAACATTGATAAATGCGGTTGAAGACTTTGTTGCTGGTAGTGAGTTAACCAAGGATGAACGTCAGCAATGCCGCGACAAAGTGTTTGAGTATTGCGCTGAACGTGCCGATGTTGGTGCTGATATTGAAGTGAAAGATTTGGGTGATGAATTGGCCGATCAGGGTATGGAATCATTTTATGATTTTGCCTGCGGTGGAAATTATGAATTAGATGACGAATTTCCTGCAGATAAAGCCAGTCTTCGTAGTTTGAAAAAGTTCTCTGGTACTGGTGGTGGTGTAACCCTCAGTTTTGACGGTGGCCATTTAGGCGAGAGAGTTATTTACGACCCTATTTCAGATACCATTTTAATAAAAGGTGTTCCCGCGAATTTAAAAGATCAATTAGATCGTCGATTAAAGGGTGAATAG
- a CDS encoding YejL family protein — protein sequence MAIKSKYSNTQVEALISEMLALLNKHQAPTDLSLMVLGNCVSHLLEKKVPSESRQMVAEQFAKALTQSIK from the coding sequence ATGGCCATTAAATCAAAATACAGCAACACTCAAGTAGAAGCCTTAATCAGTGAGATGCTAGCACTATTGAATAAACATCAAGCCCCTACCGATTTAAGCTTAATGGTATTAGGCAATTGCGTCTCTCACTTATTAGAAAAGAAAGTGCCTTCTGAATCACGTCAAATGGTTGCAGAGCAGTTTGCTAAGGCATTAACTCAGTCGATTAAATAA
- a CDS encoding DUF3413 domain-containing protein has translation MIERRKQMTRDKVSRLINWGHWFAFFNGLLAMIIGSRYIGSVGQPDSIISWGYLALSTIGHFTFLAFIVYVIFIFPVSLLLPYSKILRGYAAFVGSMALYILLYDTIIYDDYGIHLSPFAFDLAWQDLNALLHSTSYIITPIVILVIELTAANFIWKRIDKIQKKQWGNKVVLFVGTCFISSHLIHIWADAANVTDITRFDDAYLVSYPATARTFMESHGVDGNTVTSDEPSQKTSNLHYPIEPLQCQTETQTNVLVIAIDSLQAAMVDDVTMPFLSQYTRESLNFTQHYTGGTQFKSSMFTLMYGLQGNYSDKKDFTIIPPIINQELTRQGYQLGLFTARSLTELASTGAMFKGFQPHISVSDDGSATTDIQSITALNQWQHNQTAPWFAVLNLTAPQDYDTPVGFLGIETIKAPTSLKPAQKVLFNQYRQSLKFIDNQLSQLLPEIDDNTIVFITGTHGQVFTSSIEDARRDLSPDNVKVPLVIHWPNISPSETHYRTSHYGIAPTILSKILGCTTASEKYSSGRSLLEPNQESWIYIGNSREFAIYQKDEITVLGRYGKYRIYDANFEQRLNKKMSAPELIQVMREGRRLYQN, from the coding sequence ATGATTGAGCGTAGAAAGCAGATGACACGAGATAAAGTCTCGCGCCTGATAAATTGGGGGCATTGGTTTGCCTTTTTCAATGGCTTGCTCGCCATGATTATTGGTTCCCGTTATATTGGCAGTGTAGGCCAACCAGACTCTATTATAAGTTGGGGCTATCTCGCGTTAAGTACCATAGGGCATTTCACATTTTTAGCCTTTATTGTATATGTGATTTTTATCTTCCCAGTCAGTCTACTCTTGCCCTACTCCAAAATTCTACGAGGGTATGCCGCCTTTGTTGGGTCAATGGCTTTGTATATTTTGCTCTACGACACCATTATTTATGATGATTACGGCATCCATCTTAGCCCATTTGCGTTTGACTTAGCTTGGCAAGATTTAAATGCGCTATTGCATAGCACCTCTTATATCATCACGCCAATCGTAATCCTTGTTATCGAACTGACTGCTGCCAATTTCATTTGGAAACGCATCGATAAAATTCAAAAGAAACAGTGGGGCAATAAAGTAGTGCTGTTTGTTGGTACCTGTTTTATTAGTAGCCACTTAATTCATATTTGGGCTGATGCCGCCAATGTCACTGATATTACTCGTTTTGATGATGCGTACCTGGTTTCATATCCAGCGACGGCTAGAACCTTTATGGAATCACACGGGGTTGATGGCAACACAGTGACCAGTGATGAACCTTCCCAAAAAACGTCAAATTTACATTACCCTATTGAGCCATTGCAGTGTCAGACAGAGACTCAAACCAATGTGCTGGTTATTGCTATTGATAGCTTACAAGCCGCAATGGTAGATGACGTCACCATGCCTTTTTTAAGCCAGTACACCCGCGAGTCACTTAACTTTACCCAGCATTATACCGGTGGCACTCAATTTAAAAGCAGTATGTTTACCTTAATGTATGGTTTACAAGGCAATTATAGCGATAAGAAAGACTTTACCATTATCCCCCCCATCATCAATCAAGAGCTTACTCGTCAGGGTTATCAGCTAGGACTATTTACGGCACGCTCACTGACTGAACTCGCTTCAACCGGCGCTATGTTTAAGGGGTTTCAACCCCATATTAGTGTCAGTGATGATGGCAGCGCTACCACAGATATTCAAAGTATTACCGCATTGAATCAGTGGCAACATAATCAAACCGCTCCCTGGTTTGCGGTGCTAAACCTCACTGCCCCGCAAGATTACGATACACCGGTAGGCTTTTTGGGGATTGAAACCATTAAAGCACCCACATCGTTAAAACCGGCACAAAAGGTGCTATTTAACCAATACCGTCAATCTTTAAAGTTTATTGATAACCAGCTTAGTCAGTTGTTACCTGAAATTGATGACAATACCATAGTGTTTATTACTGGCACCCATGGCCAGGTTTTCACCAGCAGTATTGAAGATGCAAGGCGCGATTTATCACCTGACAATGTTAAAGTGCCATTAGTCATCCACTGGCCTAACATTAGTCCAAGTGAAACCCATTACCGCACCAGCCATTACGGAATTGCGCCAACGATTTTAAGTAAAATATTAGGCTGTACAACAGCTAGCGAGAAATACAGTTCAGGCAGAAGTTTATTAGAACCTAATCAAGAGTCTTGGATATATATCGGCAATAGTCGTGAATTTGCGATTTATCAGAAAGATGAGATTACAGTTCTGGGTCGATATGGAAAATACCGCATATACGATGCAAACTTTGAACAACGACTCAACAAAAAAATGAGTGCACCTGAATTGATTCAAGTCATGCGTGAAGGTCGCCGACTATATCAAAACTAG
- the msrQ gene encoding protein-methionine-sulfoxide reductase heme-binding subunit MsrQ, giving the protein MRITPRGLWWLKGALHIVFILPIMYLVYLVLSDNAGGDPVQYIIHYTGMGGLNSLLAALVVSPLAKYLKQGLLLQTRRLIGLYVFAYATLHIMAFISLDLLFAWGFLFEEVAKRPYILVGAIAYSILLLLSVTSFMAIKKKMGKRWQQLHNWVYFVALLAPIHFYWSVKSEIIEPSIYIMICVCLLFLRRHKIFKRRQ; this is encoded by the coding sequence ATGCGCATTACTCCACGTGGCTTGTGGTGGTTAAAAGGCGCTTTGCATATCGTCTTTATCTTGCCAATTATGTACCTAGTGTATTTGGTGTTAAGTGACAATGCTGGCGGTGACCCTGTGCAATATATTATTCATTATACTGGCATGGGCGGATTAAATAGTTTGTTGGCGGCATTAGTCGTGTCGCCTTTGGCCAAGTACCTCAAACAAGGGCTGTTATTACAAACACGGCGCTTAATTGGCTTATATGTTTTTGCCTATGCCACTTTACATATCATGGCATTTATTAGCCTAGATCTATTGTTCGCCTGGGGCTTTTTGTTCGAAGAAGTAGCCAAACGGCCTTATATATTAGTGGGTGCGATAGCTTATAGTATTTTGCTTTTACTCAGTGTGACTTCGTTTATGGCGATTAAGAAAAAAATGGGCAAGCGTTGGCAGCAATTGCATAACTGGGTTTATTTCGTCGCTTTATTGGCGCCAATTCATTTCTATTGGTCGGTTAAATCTGAAATTATTGAGCCCAGTATCTATATTATGATTTGTGTGTGTTTACTGTTCCTACGTCGGCATAAAATATTTAAGCGACGACAATAA
- the msrP gene encoding protein-methionine-sulfoxide reductase catalytic subunit MsrP, protein MVNKARFTKGIKRQSTWDLPDNQVTPESVFKDRRNIVKALGFGALGASIPGYVQAGLFDFGSNKSTPSFTTSPLQFAQPKAFVIPDTLTPENKITRHNNFYEFGTSKQDPFENAQQFKVNPWSLQIEGLVDKPITLDLDDLTKRFALEERTYRLRCVEAWSMVVPWIGFSLASLLKEARVKSSATHVAFETLFDPDQMPGQKSRLMGGGIHYPYVEGLTLAEAMNPLAFLAVGLYGKTLPPQNGAPVRLVVPWKYGFKSIKSIVKIRVMDKQPPTSWNQLASNEYGFYANVNPQVDHPRWSQASERSIGEGGLFSAKRIPTQMFNGYGDSVADLYKNLDLRKFY, encoded by the coding sequence ATGGTCAATAAAGCACGCTTTACCAAGGGAATTAAACGCCAATCAACATGGGATTTACCCGATAACCAAGTGACCCCTGAGTCGGTTTTTAAAGACCGTCGCAATATTGTTAAAGCCCTAGGGTTTGGCGCTTTGGGTGCCAGTATTCCAGGTTATGTGCAAGCTGGTTTATTTGATTTTGGCAGCAATAAATCAACGCCTTCATTTACCACCTCACCATTGCAATTTGCCCAACCTAAAGCATTTGTTATACCAGACACCTTAACCCCAGAAAATAAAATTACCCGCCATAATAATTTTTATGAGTTTGGCACCAGTAAACAAGACCCTTTTGAAAACGCACAACAATTTAAGGTTAACCCCTGGTCACTGCAAATTGAAGGGTTAGTAGACAAGCCAATAACCTTAGATTTAGATGATTTAACTAAACGCTTTGCATTAGAAGAGCGCACCTACCGATTACGCTGTGTTGAAGCATGGTCTATGGTGGTGCCCTGGATCGGTTTTTCACTGGCCAGTTTATTAAAAGAAGCCAGGGTGAAATCATCCGCAACCCATGTTGCATTTGAAACCTTGTTTGACCCAGATCAAATGCCTGGGCAGAAAAGCCGCTTAATGGGTGGGGGAATTCATTACCCATATGTTGAAGGGCTTACTCTGGCTGAAGCAATGAATCCGTTGGCATTTCTGGCGGTCGGTTTATACGGCAAAACGCTGCCACCGCAAAATGGTGCGCCTGTTCGTTTAGTTGTACCGTGGAAATACGGCTTTAAAAGTATTAAATCGATTGTCAAAATTCGGGTTATGGACAAGCAACCACCCACCAGTTGGAATCAACTTGCGTCTAATGAGTATGGTTTTTATGCCAATGTTAACCCACAAGTGGATCATCCAAGATGGTCACAGGCATCGGAGCGAAGCATAGGTGAGGGCGGTTTGTTTTCTGCTAAACGCATTCCTACGCAAATGTTTAATGGTTATGGTGACTCAGTTGCAGATTTATACAAAAATCTCGACTTAAGGAAGTTTTATTAA
- the rmuC gene encoding DNA recombination protein RmuC — MPFVVDFTPPQIAAMVAIGVLSFLIGALLNQRLTRQRWEQLKQKYQAEADLALTELQRQVVQIQDVLDDKIDSLNHLQSKLESYISQLARAQAQVERIPHLEQQLEDSQRKILESQLNLSKSNAMQQTIIAKREAENKALEDKINLLEVAEERLKVQFENLANRIFEQKSESFKQQNVTQIDGVLGPLKQQLDGFRQQIQQSYNHEQSERSALKHQLNHLRELNLKMSQDAINLTKALKGDNKQQGNWGEVILERVLQESGLREGHEYDTQQDLKNDEGKRFKPDVIVHLPDNKDVVIDAKMSLVAYERYFNNDDEDVRLQALKDHALSIRMHIKGLSQKDYHKLHGLKSLDYVLMFIPVEPAFLLAIEYDPSLINFALEQNIMLVSPTNLLVALRTINNIWRYEHQNQHAQTIAKQAAKIYDKLCSYIEDMDKLGRALETADKSYQQAMAKLSSGKGNLIRQAHTLQRLGVDTSKQLDKQILNRALDESLDKTEG, encoded by the coding sequence ATGCCATTCGTTGTTGATTTCACGCCACCACAGATTGCCGCCATGGTTGCAATTGGTGTGCTAAGTTTTTTAATAGGTGCATTACTTAACCAAAGATTGACCCGCCAACGTTGGGAGCAATTGAAACAAAAGTATCAAGCTGAGGCGGATCTAGCCCTGACCGAGCTACAACGTCAAGTTGTTCAAATTCAAGATGTCCTCGATGATAAAATTGATAGCTTAAATCACCTACAGTCAAAGCTTGAATCTTATATTAGTCAGCTTGCTAGAGCGCAGGCGCAAGTTGAGCGCATTCCTCACTTAGAACAGCAGCTAGAAGATAGCCAGCGAAAAATATTAGAATCGCAGCTTAATCTATCAAAATCGAATGCCATGCAACAAACCATCATCGCTAAAAGAGAAGCAGAAAACAAAGCATTAGAAGATAAAATTAATTTACTGGAAGTGGCTGAAGAAAGATTAAAAGTACAATTTGAAAACTTGGCTAATCGTATTTTTGAGCAAAAAAGTGAGAGTTTTAAACAACAAAACGTCACGCAAATTGACGGTGTACTCGGCCCGCTTAAACAGCAGTTAGATGGATTTAGACAACAAATTCAACAGTCATATAACCATGAACAGTCTGAGCGAAGCGCCTTAAAACATCAGTTAAACCATTTACGTGAGCTCAATTTAAAAATGAGCCAAGATGCAATAAATCTGACCAAAGCGCTTAAAGGTGACAATAAGCAACAAGGCAATTGGGGTGAAGTGATACTGGAACGAGTATTACAAGAAAGTGGCCTGCGTGAAGGACATGAATATGACACCCAACAAGATTTAAAAAATGATGAGGGCAAACGATTTAAACCTGATGTGATTGTTCATTTACCCGATAACAAAGATGTGGTGATTGATGCAAAAATGTCACTGGTTGCATATGAACGCTACTTTAACAATGATGATGAAGATGTTCGGCTGCAAGCTTTAAAAGATCATGCCCTGTCTATTCGAATGCACATCAAGGGGCTAAGTCAAAAGGATTACCATAAATTACATGGACTAAAAAGCTTAGATTATGTGCTAATGTTTATCCCTGTTGAACCGGCATTTTTACTGGCGATAGAGTACGATCCCAGCCTAATTAATTTCGCCTTAGAGCAAAACATTATGTTAGTTAGCCCAACTAACTTGTTGGTGGCTTTGCGAACCATTAATAATATATGGCGCTATGAACATCAGAATCAACATGCACAAACCATTGCTAAACAAGCCGCTAAAATATATGACAAATTGTGCAGTTATATTGAGGATATGGATAAGCTAGGACGCGCGCTTGAAACAGCTGATAAAAGTTATCAGCAAGCAATGGCTAAATTATCATCAGGTAAAGGCAATTTAATCCGCCAGGCGCATACTTTACAACGCTTGGGTGTAGATACCAGTAAACAGCTTGATAAGCAGATACTTAACCGTGCACTCGATGAATCGTTAGACAAAACTGAAGGATAA
- a CDS encoding transglycosylase SLT domain-containing protein has protein sequence MRNTWVNTCSSKLLTRLLVVTALAILSSNPANAYTVKQQQYLDAKQALDSGQTSRYQQLRQQLGDYPLAVYLDYHNNIDNIVRMTGNKAHVEIEKFNTTPLYNSARYRYLMNAGNTQRWQDFLAISPTTPNDMRLQCYFLRAQLATGDKTAAYKGAERLWLYGHSRPTECDPLFNQWTNEGYRTQELIWGRMLLSFDAGQSSLLSYLSLKVSKHRDDAELLLKVYKDPNILRNTKLFSSSKPIVSDIVDAGLRKLARKDLKQATKLYVKYQKAGRFSDIKGRQLNHYLVRRGLIHQEEALKDHIDAMLPLLESDDLYEMRLRWAIRQQDFNTINIYLALLSQQGKDHSRWQYWQARMNEQQDTQIAQESYLRLSQQRDFYGFNAAKMINKPLSLNDDNLISNKALRAKLLDDSGMARVIELRAIDKYLDSRTEWIYLMRRHDKAMTAEYGLYALEQGWYDLSVESSIQGQQWNALNLRFPNAANEEFVTASKKYKVDINEIRAISRRESAFNYYATSGVGARGLMQLMPATAKQTAQKNKIPFNDVKDLYKPSVNVMLGSAYYSELLKQFSNNRVLATAAYNAGPGSVRRWLKVSNGSLDAMSFIETIPYTETREYVQAVLSYRMIYLQQDNQKADMFTKQELNYAY, from the coding sequence ATGCGTAATACATGGGTCAATACATGTTCATCTAAACTGCTAACAAGGTTACTTGTTGTCACGGCGCTGGCTATTTTATCTAGCAACCCAGCCAATGCTTACACGGTTAAGCAACAGCAATATCTTGATGCAAAACAAGCTTTAGACAGCGGCCAAACCAGTCGTTACCAGCAACTTAGGCAACAACTCGGTGATTATCCGTTAGCCGTCTATCTCGATTATCACAACAATATTGACAACATAGTACGCATGACCGGTAATAAGGCGCATGTCGAAATAGAAAAATTTAACACCACACCTTTGTATAATTCAGCCCGCTATCGTTATTTGATGAATGCCGGCAATACACAACGCTGGCAAGATTTTTTAGCTATCTCACCGACCACGCCTAATGACATGCGTTTACAGTGTTATTTCTTACGTGCGCAATTAGCTACAGGTGATAAAACAGCCGCCTATAAAGGCGCTGAGCGACTATGGCTCTATGGTCACTCTCGACCAACAGAATGTGATCCTTTGTTTAACCAGTGGACCAATGAGGGTTACCGCACCCAAGAACTCATATGGGGACGAATGCTGCTCAGTTTTGATGCAGGCCAATCAAGTTTATTAAGCTATTTAAGCCTAAAAGTCAGCAAACACCGTGACGATGCTGAACTGCTACTAAAAGTCTACAAAGACCCTAATATATTAAGAAATACTAAGCTATTTAGCAGTTCTAAACCTATTGTGAGTGATATTGTCGATGCTGGTTTAAGAAAACTTGCCAGAAAAGATCTGAAACAAGCCACCAAACTTTACGTTAAATATCAAAAAGCGGGGCGATTCAGTGACATCAAAGGCCGTCAATTAAATCATTATCTGGTCAGACGTGGATTGATACATCAAGAAGAAGCTTTAAAAGATCATATTGATGCTATGTTACCGCTATTAGAGTCTGATGACTTATACGAAATGCGCCTTCGTTGGGCTATTCGCCAGCAAGACTTTAATACCATAAACATCTACTTGGCGCTATTAAGCCAGCAAGGCAAAGATCACTCTCGTTGGCAATATTGGCAAGCCCGCATGAATGAGCAACAAGATACCCAAATAGCACAGGAAAGCTATTTACGACTGTCTCAGCAACGGGATTTTTACGGCTTTAATGCCGCCAAAATGATCAATAAACCTCTATCACTTAATGATGACAACTTAATCTCAAATAAAGCATTACGCGCCAAATTATTAGATGACTCAGGAATGGCTAGAGTCATCGAACTAAGAGCAATTGATAAATATTTGGATTCGCGCACAGAGTGGATATACCTCATGCGCCGCCATGATAAAGCCATGACAGCTGAATATGGGCTTTATGCCCTAGAGCAAGGCTGGTATGACTTAAGTGTAGAATCAAGTATTCAAGGACAACAATGGAACGCATTAAATCTGCGTTTCCCTAATGCTGCCAATGAAGAGTTTGTTACTGCCAGCAAAAAATACAAAGTCGATATTAATGAAATTAGGGCTATTTCACGCCGTGAAAGTGCATTTAATTACTATGCGACTTCAGGTGTGGGGGCCAGAGGCTTAATGCAACTAATGCCTGCAACAGCCAAACAAACTGCACAAAAGAACAAAATTCCCTTTAACGACGTAAAAGACTTATACAAGCCAAGCGTTAACGTCATGCTAGGCAGTGCCTACTATTCAGAGCTACTAAAGCAATTTAGTAATAATCGTGTATTGGCAACCGCGGCATATAATGCAGGCCCAGGCAGTGTAAGACGTTGGTTAAAAGTATCGAATGGGTCATTAGATGCAATGAGTTTTATTGAAACTATCCCTTACACTGAAACCCGTGAATATGTTCAAGCGGTATTAAGTTATCGAATGATTTACTTACAACAAGACAATCAGAAAGCCGATATGTTTACCAAACAAGAACTGAATTACGCTTATTAA